Proteins from a single region of Allofrancisella inopinata:
- the rluB gene encoding 23S rRNA pseudouridine(2605) synthase RluB, which translates to MIKSNNFDDNNQERLQKILAKYGIASRRKIEEFIEQGRVKVNGKVAKLGDKALSTDKISFDGKALHLYGQPMTRPRVIIYHKREGEVCTNKDEKDRKTVFDSLPKLAKSRWIMIGRLDINTTGLLLFTTDGDLANRLMHPSYEIEREYAVRVFGQQLSDDVLNKLKEGVQLEDGLAKFNSIRFSGGEGANLWYYVTLSEGRNREVRRMFEAVGVTVSRLTRVRFGDVILPKYVSRGKTLELSPTEVNNLRKSVKLKPYSYPKKLVERLER; encoded by the coding sequence ATGATTAAAAGTAATAATTTTGATGATAATAACCAAGAAAGACTGCAAAAAATACTTGCTAAATATGGTATAGCTTCTAGAAGAAAAATAGAGGAATTTATAGAGCAAGGTAGAGTTAAAGTAAATGGTAAAGTTGCTAAACTAGGTGATAAAGCATTAAGTACAGACAAAATAAGTTTTGATGGTAAGGCTTTGCATTTGTACGGTCAACCGATGACAAGACCTAGAGTAATAATCTATCATAAACGTGAAGGAGAAGTTTGTACTAATAAAGATGAAAAAGATAGGAAAACAGTTTTTGATTCATTACCAAAATTAGCTAAATCACGTTGGATAATGATAGGAAGATTAGATATAAACACTACAGGTCTGCTGTTATTTACGACAGATGGAGATTTAGCAAATCGTTTAATGCATCCTTCTTATGAAATAGAGAGGGAGTATGCTGTAAGAGTGTTTGGACAGCAGCTATCTGACGATGTATTAAATAAGCTTAAAGAAGGTGTACAACTAGAAGATGGTCTAGCTAAATTTAATAGCATTAGATTCTCAGGTGGAGAAGGAGCTAACCTATGGTATTATGTAACTTTATCTGAAGGAAGAAACAGAGAAGTCAGACGTATGTTTGAAGCTGTCGGTGTTACAGTAAGTAGATTAACACGAGTTAGATTTGGTGATGTAATATTGCCGAAATATGTGTCTCGTGGAAAAACATTAGAACTTTCACCTACAGAAGTAAACAACCTACGTAAATCCGTCAAACTTAAACCGTATAGCTATCCAAAAAAACTAGTTGAAAGATTAGAGAGATAA
- a CDS encoding CDC27 family protein, producing the protein MQANLKKISLLIGLLGTLEACSTQAQPNNPSYQQNTVQGNFKEEPQVVEGNVAKYTISTKTTEQKADYKKATSLNAELVIIYSHDGYLDRAKDKLVKAQQLAKQHGYKLAIVDYAAGYYYQIIGSKSIAEKYYKEAISNEPKNFEAMNFYAQFLCQIKDNFSQAEKLFEKSLYMSDNNDMAQTFFLYSECLYKQDKKKDALSFMEKADKFKANYLGAKLRLAEMYFEQGQYKECYKVIYEMRNNEEFFNNKRVLELRLKLAEYANNKNEAATVRLIFSSKDFNDDDIDQFFSASDGGIE; encoded by the coding sequence ATGCAAGCTAATTTAAAGAAAATTAGCCTATTAATAGGTCTCTTAGGTACTTTAGAAGCATGTTCTACACAAGCACAGCCTAATAACCCTAGTTATCAGCAAAATACTGTTCAGGGTAACTTCAAAGAAGAGCCTCAGGTAGTAGAAGGCAATGTTGCAAAATATACTATATCTACTAAAACGACAGAGCAAAAAGCTGATTATAAAAAAGCTACTAGTTTAAACGCTGAACTAGTTATCATCTACTCACACGACGGGTATTTAGATAGAGCTAAAGATAAGTTGGTTAAAGCTCAACAGCTAGCAAAGCAGCATGGTTATAAATTAGCGATAGTAGATTATGCAGCAGGTTACTATTATCAAATAATAGGTTCTAAGTCTATAGCTGAAAAATACTATAAAGAGGCTATCAGTAATGAACCTAAAAATTTTGAAGCAATGAATTTCTATGCTCAATTTTTATGTCAAATAAAGGATAATTTTTCACAAGCAGAAAAGTTATTTGAGAAATCATTATACATGTCGGACAATAATGATATGGCACAGACATTTTTCCTTTATTCTGAATGCTTATATAAACAGGATAAGAAAAAAGATGCTCTAAGTTTCATGGAAAAAGCTGACAAATTTAAAGCAAACTATTTAGGTGCTAAATTACGTTTGGCAGAGATGTACTTTGAACAGGGACAGTATAAAGAATGTTACAAAGTAATCTACGAAATGAGGAATAATGAAGAATTTTTTAATAATAAGCGTGTATTAGAGCTAAGATTGAAGTTAGCAGAATACGCAAATAATAAAAATGAAGCTGCTACAGTGAGATTAATATTTTCATCAAAAGATTTTAATGATGATGATATAGATCAATTTTTCTCAGCTTCTGATGGTGGTATAGAGTAA